The following proteins come from a genomic window of Acinetobacter baumannii:
- a CDS encoding type I toxin-antitoxin system ptaRNA1 family toxin: protein MTTQHIIEPGQAVHQAAAILSSLEYINQAEARSLGPLAEAVANAFMVVYYQAETGRATQADFQEAMNALRQACS, encoded by the coding sequence ATGACAACACAACATATTATCGAACCAGGGCAAGCAGTGCATCAAGCAGCGGCTATTCTTTCTTCTTTGGAGTACATCAACCAAGCGGAAGCGCGGAGCCTTGGGCCATTGGCCGAAGCCGTCGCTAATGCTTTTATGGTGGTGTACTACCAAGCTGAAACGGGCCGGGCGACACAGGCTGATTTTCAAGAAGCAATGAACGCCTTGCGCCAAGCGTGCAGCTAA